The following are encoded in a window of bacterium SCSIO 12643 genomic DNA:
- a CDS encoding GH3 auxin-responsive promoter family protein → MEILNSILVWAMKKRIHQIDLFIKYPVEVQNDWFNKLIQTSQNTEWGKKYGYSDIKSIQEFKNRVPIQDYNSLKPFIDRAKNGEQNVLWSGETKWFAKSSGTTNDKSKFIPVTPEALETCHYKGGKDLISLYIKYKPDSKMFTGRGLVLGGSSEINKTNPASYSGDLSSIIIDNLPIWAELHRTPSKKIALMSEWEEKLTKMAERTADQNITTLAGVPSWTLVLLNKVLEIKGAKTIREVWPNLETYTHGGVSFVPFKKQFDQIFDLPGLNYMETYSASEGFFGIQDLYGESFDGGLLLMLDYGVFYEFLPLDRLDDENPETLTLDEVEVGVHYALIISTNAGLWRYQIGDTIMFTHLYPFRIKVTGRTKQFMNVFGEELMVENAEQAIKIACDRTQASMTDFTACPIFMKDKDRGGHEWAIEFSKPPQSMEQFNEILDTALKSLNSDYEAKRYKDFVLQAPIIHKLPAGTFYNWMKGKGKLGGQNKVPRLSNTRKYMDDILAF, encoded by the coding sequence ATGGAAATACTAAACTCGATATTGGTTTGGGCGATGAAGAAACGAATTCATCAAATCGACCTTTTTATTAAATACCCTGTTGAAGTACAAAATGATTGGTTTAACAAGCTAATTCAAACATCCCAAAATACGGAATGGGGAAAGAAATACGGTTATTCAGATATAAAATCAATTCAGGAATTTAAGAATCGAGTTCCAATTCAGGATTACAATAGTTTAAAACCTTTTATTGATCGTGCGAAGAACGGGGAACAAAATGTGTTATGGTCGGGTGAGACGAAATGGTTTGCAAAATCATCTGGAACAACCAATGATAAGAGTAAATTCATCCCGGTAACACCTGAAGCGCTTGAGACGTGTCATTATAAGGGTGGGAAGGATTTAATTTCCCTGTATATCAAATATAAACCTGACTCTAAAATGTTTACGGGTAGAGGCCTGGTACTGGGTGGAAGTAGTGAAATCAATAAGACGAATCCGGCTTCATATTCTGGTGACTTGTCTTCAATTATCATTGATAACTTACCTATTTGGGCTGAATTACATAGAACTCCATCCAAGAAGATTGCTTTAATGTCGGAGTGGGAGGAAAAACTTACAAAAATGGCGGAGCGCACCGCAGATCAGAATATCACCACGTTGGCAGGAGTGCCTTCCTGGACTTTGGTTTTATTGAATAAGGTGTTAGAGATTAAAGGCGCAAAAACCATTCGTGAAGTATGGCCAAACTTAGAAACCTATACGCATGGTGGTGTCAGTTTTGTGCCGTTTAAAAAGCAGTTTGATCAAATTTTTGATTTGCCGGGACTTAATTATATGGAGACTTATAGTGCGTCTGAAGGTTTTTTCGGGATTCAGGATTTATATGGTGAAAGTTTTGATGGTGGATTACTTTTAATGCTGGATTATGGCGTGTTTTACGAGTTTTTACCATTGGATAGACTTGATGATGAAAACCCGGAAACGCTTACCTTAGATGAGGTAGAGGTAGGAGTACATTATGCTTTGATTATTTCTACCAATGCGGGTTTATGGAGATATCAGATAGGAGATACGATTATGTTTACGCATCTGTATCCGTTTAGAATAAAAGTTACGGGTAGAACGAAGCAGTTTATGAATGTATTTGGGGAAGAACTGATGGTTGAAAATGCAGAACAGGCCATTAAAATTGCATGTGATCGGACTCAGGCTTCCATGACTGATTTTACGGCTTGCCCCATCTTTATGAAAGATAAAGATCGAGGCGGGCATGAATGGGCGATAGAGTTTTCAAAACCGCCTCAAAGTATGGAGCAGTTTAATGAAATTCTGGATACTGCGTTAAAGTCTTTAAATAGTGATTATGAGGCTAAGCGATATAAAGATTTTGTTTTGCAAGCACCAATTATACATAAATTGCCTGCGGGAACGTTTTATAACTGGATGAAAGGGAAAGGTAAACTCGGGGGGCAGAATAAAGTGCCGAGATTGTCGAATACTAGAAAATACATGGATGATATTTTGGCGTTTTAA
- the kynU gene encoding kynureninase, giving the protein MSDFEFSLAYAKKQDELDPLKDFRQKFHFPQHNNQDTVYFTGNSLGLAPKTALSALEQEVNDWKKYGVEGHFQAKNPWVSYHEMFAEPLANLMGAKPEEVAAMNGLTSNLHLLMVSFYRPTKDRYKIICEGKAFPSDQYALQSQVKHHGLKPEDAIIQLFPREGEHTLRTEDIIQTIQDTGSELALVMIGGVNYYTGQYFDIPQITKAGHETGAIVGWDLAHAAGNIPMQLHEWEVDFAAWCSYKYMNSGPGSISGIFVHEKHCKNPDLPRFAGWWGHNKERRFLMEPEFEPIQTAESWQLSNAPVLAMAVHKASLDIFMEAGIENLRAKSIHLTAYLEYVIQQVSNDDPNTSFEIITPSVPEERGAQLSILSHGKGKELFDHLTNEGVIADWREPNVIRIAPVPLYNNYEDVYRFGTILQNGLKA; this is encoded by the coding sequence ATGAGCGATTTTGAATTTTCTTTAGCATATGCTAAAAAACAAGATGAACTAGATCCACTTAAAGATTTTCGTCAGAAATTCCACTTTCCACAACATAACAATCAAGACACGGTATACTTTACCGGTAACTCATTGGGGTTAGCTCCCAAAACCGCTCTATCCGCTCTTGAACAAGAAGTCAATGATTGGAAAAAATATGGTGTTGAGGGCCACTTTCAAGCTAAAAACCCGTGGGTAAGCTATCATGAAATGTTTGCTGAGCCTTTAGCCAATTTAATGGGGGCTAAACCTGAAGAAGTGGCTGCCATGAATGGCCTTACTTCAAACCTTCATTTACTGATGGTTTCGTTTTATCGCCCAACAAAAGATCGATATAAAATTATTTGTGAAGGCAAAGCATTTCCTTCTGATCAGTATGCACTTCAAAGCCAGGTAAAGCATCATGGTTTAAAACCTGAAGATGCTATTATTCAATTATTCCCTCGTGAAGGTGAGCATACATTAAGAACTGAAGATATTATTCAAACCATTCAGGACACGGGCTCTGAACTGGCATTGGTTATGATTGGTGGAGTCAATTATTATACGGGGCAATATTTTGACATTCCTCAAATTACCAAAGCAGGTCATGAAACCGGAGCAATCGTTGGATGGGATTTGGCACATGCTGCAGGAAATATTCCTATGCAGCTGCATGAGTGGGAGGTTGATTTTGCTGCATGGTGTTCATATAAATACATGAATTCCGGGCCAGGAAGTATTTCCGGTATTTTTGTACATGAAAAACACTGTAAGAATCCTGATCTTCCAAGATTTGCCGGATGGTGGGGACATAATAAAGAACGTAGATTTTTAATGGAGCCTGAATTTGAACCAATTCAAACGGCAGAATCATGGCAATTAAGTAATGCTCCAGTTTTGGCAATGGCTGTTCACAAAGCTTCTCTGGATATATTTATGGAAGCCGGAATCGAAAACTTAAGAGCCAAAAGCATCCATTTAACCGCTTATCTGGAATATGTGATTCAACAGGTTTCAAACGATGATCCAAATACGTCATTTGAAATCATTACCCCTTCAGTTCCTGAAGAAAGAGGAGCCCAATTATCCATTCTATCTCATGGAAAGGGCAAAGAACTTTTTGACCACCTCACTAATGAAGGAGTTATAGCAGACTGGCGAGAACCTAACGTGATTAGAATCGCACCAGTACCTTTATATAATAACTATGAAGATGTGTATCGATTTGGTACAATTCTTCAAAATGGGCTAAAAGCATAA
- a CDS encoding FAD-dependent monooxygenase, with translation MEKVVIVGAGLVGSLWAVYLSKAGYNVTIYERRPDIRRADISAGKSINLALSTRGWKALDAVGIGDEVRKMAIPMTGRIMHDLNGNLTYQPYGKEGQAIYSISRGGANAKMMDLAESHGNAKIHYNMQCTNVDVENGVIYLKNTETGETSTDQADLIFACDGAFSAVRYNALQKLDRFDFSQKYVEDGYREILLPANEDGSYKLDKNALHIWPRGRFMLIALANEDGSFTCTLFMPHENDENAFDKLNSKESVDQFFKSTFPDFYEMMPNIADAWEDHPLSSLAIVRCYPWTAGKVALMGDAAHATVPFYGQGMNAGFEDCSIMWELMQKHGKDWDAIFKEYQISRKPNGDAVQDLSIHNYHVMRDFVGDPMFLLQKKIEAKFSANHPDKWMPLYSQVTFSNIPYSEALEVGKRQDAIMKEIMKTENIDEIWDSVEIEEAILNAIK, from the coding sequence ATGGAAAAAGTAGTAATTGTTGGCGCAGGATTAGTCGGGTCATTATGGGCTGTATATTTATCTAAAGCAGGATATAACGTTACCATTTATGAACGTAGACCAGATATTAGACGCGCTGATATTTCTGCGGGAAAATCTATTAACCTTGCTCTTTCTACCAGAGGTTGGAAAGCTCTTGATGCTGTGGGTATCGGAGATGAAGTAAGAAAAATGGCTATTCCAATGACTGGCAGAATCATGCATGATTTAAATGGTAATTTAACTTATCAACCGTATGGTAAAGAAGGGCAAGCCATTTACTCCATCTCGAGAGGTGGAGCCAATGCTAAGATGATGGATTTAGCTGAATCTCATGGAAATGCAAAAATCCATTACAACATGCAATGTACTAATGTAGATGTTGAAAATGGAGTTATCTATTTAAAAAATACTGAAACTGGTGAAACATCTACCGATCAGGCTGATTTAATTTTCGCATGTGATGGCGCTTTTTCAGCAGTAAGATATAATGCTTTACAAAAACTAGATCGATTTGACTTCTCACAGAAATATGTAGAAGATGGATATCGAGAAATTCTATTACCTGCCAATGAAGATGGTTCTTATAAGCTAGACAAGAATGCGCTTCATATTTGGCCTCGCGGACGTTTCATGCTGATTGCGTTAGCTAATGAAGATGGGTCTTTTACATGTACTTTGTTTATGCCTCATGAAAACGATGAAAACGCGTTTGACAAACTAAACAGTAAGGAATCTGTAGATCAATTCTTTAAATCCACATTCCCTGACTTTTACGAAATGATGCCAAATATTGCGGATGCCTGGGAAGATCATCCTCTTTCTTCTTTAGCCATAGTTCGTTGTTATCCTTGGACAGCTGGAAAAGTTGCTTTAATGGGAGACGCAGCACATGCTACCGTTCCATTCTATGGCCAGGGAATGAATGCTGGTTTTGAAGATTGTAGCATTATGTGGGAATTGATGCAAAAGCATGGCAAAGATTGGGATGCTATTTTTAAAGAGTATCAAATCTCTCGCAAGCCTAATGGTGACGCTGTTCAGGATTTATCAATTCACAATTACCATGTCATGCGCGACTTTGTAGGTGACCCAATGTTCTTATTACAGAAAAAAATTGAAGCGAAATTCTCCGCAAATCACCCCGATAAATGGATGCCTTTATACTCTCAGGTAACATTCAGCAATATTCCATATTCTGAAGCGTTAGAAGTAGGGAAACGACAAGATGCAATCATGAAAGAAATCATGAAAACAGAAAACATTGATGAGATTTGGGATTCTGTGGAAATTGAAGAAGCTATCTTAAACGCCATTAAATAA
- a CDS encoding deoxynucleoside kinase yields MHIAVSGNIGSGKTTLTRLLSDHYKWEPHFEDVDENPYLNDFYNDMQRWSFNLQVYFLTSRFSQILKVRESGKDFIQDRTIYEDAYIFAPNLHSMGLMTTRDFENFFSMFNLIGSFVQPPDLLIYLRASVPTLVRQIQSRGRDYEESIRLDYLKSLNERYESWINSYTRGKLLIIDVDDNNFKEDKEDLGLIIHKIDTELHGLF; encoded by the coding sequence ATGCATATTGCGGTATCAGGAAATATTGGATCAGGAAAAACTACACTAACCAGATTGTTGTCAGATCATTATAAATGGGAGCCACACTTTGAGGATGTAGATGAAAATCCATATCTAAACGATTTTTACAATGATATGCAGCGTTGGTCTTTCAACCTTCAGGTGTATTTCCTGACGAGTAGATTTTCTCAAATTTTAAAAGTTAGAGAAAGCGGCAAAGATTTTATTCAAGATCGTACGATCTATGAAGATGCATATATTTTTGCTCCGAACTTGCATTCAATGGGTTTAATGACAACCAGAGATTTCGAGAATTTCTTTTCTATGTTTAACCTAATCGGTTCTTTCGTGCAACCACCAGATTTATTAATCTATTTACGTGCTTCAGTTCCTACTTTGGTAAGACAAATCCAGTCTCGTGGTAGAGATTATGAAGAATCTATTCGTTTGGATTATTTAAAAAGTTTGAATGAAAGATACGAATCCTGGATTAATTCCTATACCCGTGGTAAATTATTGATCATTGATGTGGATGACAATAATTTCAAGGAAGACAAGGAAGATTTAGGTCTAATCATCCACAAGATTGACACTGAATTACACGGCTTGTTTTAG